The following are encoded in a window of Psychrobacter sp. P11F6 genomic DNA:
- the nhaC gene encoding Na+/H+ antiporter NhaC, with product MMDDKPYDEAKDGYGPSSSFLLDIAPLVLTAIILMVQFFVFKDFTPHIPLACGILITGLFMKLRGRDWDGMEQRFLKVVKIGLPAMIILMGVGMLIGAWIIAGTVPTILYYGFSVFSPSSFLVSVCIICAIISVATGTSWGTVGTVGLAMMGIGLGLGIPPSLTGGAIVSGAFFGDKMSPLSDTTNLTPAAAGVDLWEHIRGMLPTTVPAMVTALIIYAWIGMGYGAENVDLTSIKEIQTSLAANYNLSIITLLPAVVVVIAAVMKMPAIPTVLSGVVVAGLVAFFMQGVGVHDIFTVLQNGFISETGFAVVDQLLSKGGIMSMTWVVTLTIFALAFVGSIEHYGTLKAIMAKINKMVKSRFGLVMTTYASTLGVGTLIGDVYTTLVLPGRLLKDKYQEMGYKRTTLTRSIEDTGTLLSPLIPWNMGGSFVAATLGIATLTYAPFAFACWLSPLFGLLWVFLDKFIPREEPIVNNDTNTLSTVDNV from the coding sequence ATGATGGATGATAAACCTTATGACGAAGCTAAAGATGGCTACGGTCCGTCTTCTAGTTTTTTATTAGATATTGCACCTCTGGTGTTGACTGCCATTATTCTGATGGTGCAGTTTTTCGTATTCAAAGATTTTACCCCTCACATTCCCTTAGCTTGCGGTATTTTAATCACTGGCTTGTTTATGAAGCTGCGTGGCCGTGACTGGGATGGCATGGAACAACGCTTTTTAAAGGTTGTCAAAATTGGTCTACCAGCCATGATTATCTTGATGGGCGTTGGTATGCTCATCGGCGCTTGGATTATCGCTGGTACGGTTCCCACGATTTTATACTATGGTTTTAGCGTTTTCTCTCCTTCATCATTCCTAGTCTCTGTCTGTATCATCTGTGCCATTATTTCTGTCGCTACAGGCACTTCGTGGGGCACGGTTGGTACGGTTGGTCTTGCCATGATGGGTATTGGGCTAGGATTGGGTATTCCGCCGTCACTAACGGGCGGTGCTATTGTTTCTGGCGCTTTTTTCGGTGACAAGATGTCTCCTTTATCGGACACCACCAACTTAACCCCAGCAGCGGCTGGTGTTGATCTTTGGGAGCACATCCGCGGTATGTTGCCAACCACGGTACCTGCCATGGTAACTGCATTGATTATCTATGCTTGGATTGGTATGGGTTACGGCGCAGAAAATGTCGATTTAACTTCAATTAAAGAAATTCAAACTTCGCTAGCGGCCAATTATAACTTGAGCATAATTACGTTATTACCGGCTGTTGTCGTTGTCATTGCAGCGGTGATGAAAATGCCAGCTATTCCAACAGTCTTATCTGGTGTGGTGGTCGCAGGATTGGTCGCGTTTTTTATGCAAGGCGTGGGTGTGCACGACATTTTTACTGTCCTACAAAATGGCTTTATCAGTGAAACGGGATTTGCTGTCGTGGATCAACTGCTGTCTAAAGGCGGCATCATGTCGATGACATGGGTTGTGACCTTGACCATCTTTGCTTTAGCATTCGTCGGCTCAATTGAGCATTACGGTACGCTAAAAGCCATCATGGCAAAAATTAATAAGATGGTGAAATCGAGATTTGGTTTAGTAATGACCACTTATGCCAGCACGCTTGGTGTTGGTACGCTCATCGGTGACGTCTATACCACACTGGTGTTGCCAGGTCGTTTATTAAAAGACAAATATCAAGAAATGGGCTACAAACGCACGACACTCACACGTTCTATTGAAGATACCGGAACCCTGTTATCTCCACTTATTCCTTGGAACATGGGCGGTAGTTTCGTCGCGGCAACACTAGGTATTGCGACCCTCACTTATGCACCATTCGCCTTTGCCTGTTGGTTATCACCGCTATTTGGTTTGTTATGGGTATTCTTAGACAAATTTATCCCCCGTGAAGAACCTATTGTTAATAACGACACAAACACGCTCTCCACTGTAGACAACGTGTAA